A single Oryza brachyantha chromosome 8, ObraRS2, whole genome shotgun sequence DNA region contains:
- the LOC102718482 gene encoding uncharacterized protein LOC102718482 codes for MDSIRRISGMGKAKAPSAVQKDTDESVVFFRELFQRDKDWDINLLEAMYSVEFDAIQGRHMSKAPSGKRGFLITVDEKHDYDWLKTPPATPLFPSIEMEANSSRMVFQKELPIPQPAKPSVSRLSGRTEARKTSAKPMFPTTDSSSKNLLRGAAPSISNEKNQPCTIEKRSTYAAIMSRKHKAASAATAPTASTASSKATSKHSDRCYASQGSSTNAPKRVTNPDLPHNAPKNLITAPSTAKTWRRDLALGAPDKVDSGRIRRQSCPAAATRGPKEQIIIDGKQKVKAVKNSKESASNNRGRTGEGTLTLMKEMRRTDRK; via the exons ATGGACAGCATCAGGAGGATTTCTGGGATGGGCAAGGCCAAGGCACCATCCGCAGTACAGAAAGACACAGATGAGAGCGTAGTTTTCTTCAGGGAGCTCTTCCAGCGTGACAAAGATTGGGATATCAACCTACTAGAAGCAATGTACTCCGTTGAGTTTGATGCTATCCAAG GTCGCCACATGAGCAAAGCTCCATCAGGGAAGAGAGGTTTCCTGATAACAGTGGACGAGAAGCATGACTACGATTG GCTGAAGACACCGCCAGCAACACCACTGTTTCCTTCCATAGAGATGGAAGCCAACTCCTCTCGAATGGTTTTCCAGAAGGAGCTACCAATACCTCAACCAGCAAAACCTTCAGTTTCCAGG CTCTCAGGCAGGACAGAGGCAAGAAAAACATCGGCTAAACCAATGTTTCCCACAACTGATTCTTCATCAAAGAACTTACTCAGAGGGGCTGCACCATCCATATCCAATGAGAAGAACCAACCTTGCACAATAGAAAAGAGATCAACTTACGCAGCCATTATGAGCAGGAAGCACAAGGCGGCAAGTGCTGCAACTGCACCTACAGCTTCCACGGCGAGTAGCAAAGCAACCAGTAAACACTCTGACAGATGCTATGCCAGCCAAGGCAGCAGTACAAATGCACCCAAGAGAGTGACGAACCCTGACCTCCCTCACAATGCACCGAAGAATCTGATCACTGCTCCATCGACAGCGAAAACTTGGCGTAGAGATCTAGCATTGGGTGCACCTGACAAAGTTGACAGTGGCAGGATAAGGAGGCAGTCATGCCCAGCAGCTGCAACCAGAGGCCCCAAGGAGCAGATCATCATAGATGGCAAGCAGAAGGTGAAGGCAGTGAAAAACAGCAAAGAATCTGCTTCTAATAACCGTGGCCGAACCGGCGAGGGCACATTGACATTGATGAAGGAAATGAGAAGAACAGACAGGAAGTAA
- the LOC102718765 gene encoding putative disease resistance protein RGA4 — protein MAESLLLPVVRGLTGKATDALVRSVTRVCGVDGDRRRLERQLLAVQCMLSDAEAKSETNPAVKRWMKDLKAVAYEADDVLDDFRYEALRREAQIGDAAASKVLGFFTPHNTLLFRAAMSRKLSGVLEKMNELVEEMNRFGLVQRAEPPELPYRQTHSAPEEPADILGRDDDKEVVVKLLLEQRDEHRLQVVAVVGMGGLGKTTLAKMVYNDPQVTEHFQLKMWHCVSDNFEPASLLKSVIELAKNGRCEMFDTIELLRRQLEEAIDRKRFLLVLDDVWNEEEKKWEDDLKPLLNSVGGPGSVMVVTTRSQRVASIMGTLGTHELHFLNEDDSWELFSKRAFSRQVQEQVEFVSFGKIIVNKCRGLPLALKTMGGLMSSKHLVSEWEAIAESNIGDRLQGKNDVMDILKLSYRHLSSEMKQCFAFCGVFPKYYEMEKDILIQLWMANGFIQEHGNVDLSHKGELIFYDLVWRSFLEDVKVKKMHWYEYDRDPVICKMHDLMHDLAKDVTNECATTAREFCQEKRSAKDVCHMLPWDISEEMVIELFKGVASLRTLMLPSEFDSDILKKLRPVTIRALQWCPWLIQEKHLSNLLSHVMNAKHLRYLDLTASNIVRLPNSICMLYNLQTLKLNGCASLRKLPEGMRTMRKLIHIYLHRCNSLQQTPPYIGRLNNLRTLTKFFVLTKSGCGIEELKDLRHLANRLEVYGLRKIKCKENAKEACLHQKQNLSELLMYWDSDEFYMPENKASNEEEVLEALAPHGRLKVLKLYGYSGLKIPQWMSDPQMLQCLTTLHISNFSGCKDLSTLWLSNSLEHLCLSRMDNLTTLCKNVGVGAEGYTIPLQVFPKLKFLKLEWLPSLEKWAENVAGEANDLVTIPELERLCIGYCPKLASVPDCPVLKELYAHGSCSLGKPLGSWPSLVKLHVSSLVNTVATLKVDAKQVPLENLRSLRVSGNLFTPTYSFSKMHLELWKCFAFVEDLDIDVCSDLVYWPHEELTNLIHLRYLSIADCNNLEGKGSSSEETMSLPHLEMLCIKSCNSLLEIPSLPASLEDIEISDCPRLVALPSNLGDLAKLESLHLSCCISLKELPDGMYGLTSLEELNIEECPGIEKFPQGLLQRLPTLETLTIEDCPGLERWCREAGVFSLALLPST, from the coding sequence ATGGCGGAATCGCTGCTCCTTCCCGTCGTGCGTGGGCTGACCGGCAAGGCGACCGACGCGCTCGTCCGGAGCGTCACTCGCGTatgcggcgtcgacggcgaccgcCGCAGGCTGGAGCGCCAGCTGCTGGCCGTCCAGTGCATGCTGTCCGACGCCGAGGCGAAGAGCGAGACCAACCCCGCCGTGAAGCGGTGGATGAAGGACCTCAAGGCCGTCGCCTACGAGGCCGACGACGTCCTCGACGACTTCCGCTACGAGGCGCTCCGCCGGGAGGCACAGatcggcgacgccgccgccagcaaGGTGCTGGGCTTCTTCACGCCGCACAATACCCTCCTGTTCCGCGCTGCCATGAGCAGGAAGCTGAGCGGCGTCCTCGAGAAGATGAACGAGCTGGTCGAAGAGATGAACAGGTTCGGCCTGGTGCAGCGCGCAGAGCCGCCGGAGCTTCCTTACCGGCAGACGCACTCCGCGCCGGAAGAGCCAGCTGATATCTTGGGCAGAGACGACGacaaggaggtggtggtgaagCTGTTGCTGGAGCAGCGAGATGAGCACAGGTTGCAGGTTGTCGCGGTGGTTGGGATGGGTGGTCTGGGGAAGACGACGCTTGCCAAGATGGTCTACAATGACCCTCAGGTTACTGAACATTTCCAGCTGAAGATGTGGCACTGCGTGTCAGACAACTTTGAACCTGCTTCCCTTTTGAAATCCGTGATTGAATTGGCTAAAAATGGAAGATGTGAGATGTTTGACACCATCGAGCTGCTGCGACGGCAGCTTGAGGAAGCCATTGACCGTAAAAGGTTTCTGCTTGTGCTGGATGATGTTTGGAATGAGGAGGAAAAGAAATGGGAGGATGACCTGAAACCACTGCTGAATTCTGTTGGTGGTCCAGGAAGCGTCATGGTCGTGACAACTCGGAGCCAACGAGTGGCCTCTAtaatgggtacacttggaacTCATGAGCTACATTTTCTGAACGAAGATGATTCATGGGAGTTGTTCTCCAAGAGAGCATTCAGTCGACAAGTGCAGGAGCAAGTAGAGTTTGTCAGCTTCGGCAAGATTATTGTCAACAAGTGCAGAGGATTACCTCTCGCTCTTAAGACAATGGGTGGCCTGATGAGTTCAAAGCATTTAGTCTCCGAATGGGAGGCGATTGCAGAAAGCAATATTGGTGATAGGTTGCAAGGCAAGAATGATGTCATGGACATACTGAAATTGAGTTACAGACACCTATCATCTGAAATGAAACAATGCTTTGCATTTTGTGGAGTTTTCCCCAAATACTATGAGATGGAGAAGGACATACTGATCCAGCTATGGATGGCAAATGGTTTTATTCAAGAACACGGGAACGTAGATTTATCACACAAAGGAGAACTCATCTTCTATGATTTGGTATGGAGATCATTCCTCGAAGATGTGAAAGTGAAGAAAATGCACTGGTATGAGTATGATAGAGATCCAGTTATTTGTAAAATGCATGACTTAATGCATGACCTAGCAAAAGATGTTACAAACGAATGTGCCACTACAGCCAGGGAGTTTTGTCAGGAGAAAAGGTCGGCAAAAGATGTCTGTCACATGCTACCATGGGATATATCAGAAGAAATGGTGATTGAATTATTCAAAGGCGTAGCATCACTACGCACTTTGATGTTGCCATCTGAATTTGATTCTGATATTCTTAAGAAGTTAAGACCGGTGACAATAAGAGCGCTACAATGGTGTCCTTGGTTAATACAAGAAAAACATTTGTCTAATCTCCTTAGCCATGTGATGAATGCAAAACACTTGCGATATCTCGACCTTACTGCCTCTAATATTGTTAGGTTGCCAAATTCGATATGCATGCTATATAACTTACAGACACTTAAGCTTAATGGTTGTGCTAGTCTAAGAAAGTTGCCAGAAGGTATGAGGACAATGAGGAAGTTGATCCACATTTATCTTCATAGGTGTAACAGTTTACAACAGACGCCCCCCTATATTGGTCGACTGAACAATCTACGCACTCtaacaaaattttttgtgCTTACTAAATCTGGGTGTGGAATCGAGGAGCTCAAAGATTTGCGACATCTAGCCAACAGGTTGGAAGTGTATGGTTTGAGAAAGATTAAATGCAAAGAAAACGCAAAAGAAGCCTGTCTCCATCAGAAGCAAAATCTAAGCGAACTGCTAATGTATTGGGATTCTGATGAATTTTACATGCCTGAAAACAAGGCCAGCAATGAGGAAGAAGTGTTGGAGGCGCTTGCTCCTCATGGTAGGCTAAAAGTTTTGAAGCTATACGGATATAGTGGCCTCAAGATCCCACAATGGATGAGTGACCCACAGATGTTGCAGTGCTTAACAACTCTCCACATTTCCAACTTTTCAGGATGCAAGGATTTATCAACACTATGGTTATCAAACTCGCTTGAGCATCTATGCTTATCCCGTATGGATAATCTGACCACATTGTGTAAGAACGTTGGTGTGGGTGCTGAAGGATACACCATCCCTCTGCAAGTTTTCCCAAAGTTAAAGTTTCTGAAGCTAGAGTGGCTACCAAGCTTGGAGAAATGGGCAGAAAATGTTGCAGGCGAGGCTAATGATCTGGTAACGATTCCAGAGCTCGAACGACTATGTATTGGCTACTGTCCAAAACTTGCTAGTGTCCCAGACTGCCCTGTTCTAAAAGAACTGTATGCACACGGATCTTGTAGTCTTGGCAAGCCGTTGGGCTCATGGCCATCTCTTGTGAAACTCCATGTTAGTTCGTTGGTTAACACGGTGGCCACTCTGAAGGTCGATGCAAAGCAAGTCCCCCTAGAAAACCTTCGGAGTTTGAGGGTATCTGGTAACCTCTTCACGCCCACATACAGTTTCTCTAAAATGCATCTTGAACTCTGGAAATGCTTTGCCTTTGTGGAGGATTTGGATATTGATGTATGCAGCGATCTTGTTTACTGGCCACATGAGGAGCTCACAAACTTAATTCACCTTCGATACCTGTCAATTGCAGACTGCAATAACCTTGAGGGAAAAGGTTCATCGTCTGAGGAAACCATGTCACTGCCCCATCTAGAGATGTTATGCATAAAAAGCTGCAACAGTCTTCTGGAGATACCATCGCTGCCTGCATCCCTCGAGGATATAGAGATCTCAGATTGCCCCCGATTGGTGGCATTGCCTTCGAACCTTGGAGACCTAGCCAAGCTAGAGAGTCTGCATCTGAGCTGCTGCATTAGCCTGAAGGAGCTACCTGATGGGATGTATGGTCTCACTTCGCTTGAAGAACTGAATATTGAGGAATGCCCAGGGATAGAGAAATTTCCACAGGGTCTCCTACAGCGGCTCCCAACCCTCGAAACCTTGACAATCGAAGACTGCCCTGGCTTGGAAAGATGGTGCAGAGAAGCCGGAGTATTTTCACTTGCTCTCCTCCCTTCGACTTAG